From the genome of Triticum aestivum cultivar Chinese Spring chromosome 3B, IWGSC CS RefSeq v2.1, whole genome shotgun sequence, one region includes:
- the LOC123069205 gene encoding protein DJ-1 homolog A encodes MAAAASSLARRAVSCRRLLLSRAFAAAARPAKRVLVPVAAGTEPVEAAATADVLNRAGARVTVATVASAPAGDEGLLVEAAYGVKLVADARVADLEGEDFDLIALPGGMPGSTNLRECKVLERMVKMHAEKGELYGAICAAPAVTLAHWGMLKGLKATCYPSFMEKFTAEVIPVNSRVVVDRNVVTSQGPGTAIEFALALVEQLYDKEKMEEVAGPLYVRPQHGAEYTIEELNSVEWKCSGTPQVLVPVANGSEEIEALNLIDVLRRAGANVTVASVEDTLQIVTRRHKFNLIADMMLDEAAKMEFDLIVMPGGLSGAQKFASTNKLVDLLKKQAGSGKPYGAICASPAHVLEPHGLLKGKKATAFPPMAHLLTDQSLCENRVVIDGNLITSRAPGTATEFALAIVEKLFGREKAVSIAKEFVFM; translated from the exons ATGGCCGCagccgcctcctcgctggcgcgGCGGGCCGTCTCCTGCCGCCGCCTGCTCCTCTCCCGCGCCTTCGCAGCCGCCGCCCGCCCGGCCAAGCGGGTGCTCGTGCCGGTCGCGGCCGGCACGGAGCCGGTCGAGGCGGCCGCCACGGCCGACGTCCTCAACCGCGCGGGGGCGCGGGTCACCGTCGCGACCGTCGCCTCCGCGCCGGCCGGGGACGAGGGGCTCCTCGTGGAGGCCGCCTACGGGGtcaagctcgtcgccgacgcccgcgtCGCCGACCTCGAAGGCGAGGACTTCGACCTCATCGCCCTGCCG GGCGGGATGCCGGGATCAACTAATCTTAGAGAATGTAAAGTACTCGAGAGGATGGTCAAGATGCATGCAGAGAAGGGGGAACTCTACGGCGCCATTTGCGCTGCGCCGGCGGTGACGTTGGCCCATTGGGGCATGCTCAAAGGTTTAAAG GCGACTTGCTACCCGTCGTTCATGGAGAAGTTCACCGCTGAAGTGATCCCTGTGAACTCCAGGGTGGTGGTGGATAGAAATGTGGTGACCAGCCAGGGTCCAGGAACGGCAATTGAGTTTGCCCTTGCTTTGGTGGAGCAGCTATATGACAAAGAGAAGATGGAGGAGGTTGCTGGACCTTTG TATGTCCGCCCTCAACACGGAGCCGAGTATACCATTGAAGAGCTTAATTCAGTTGAATGGAAATGCAGTGGtacacctcag GTTCTTGTGCCAGTTGCTAATGGTTCAGAGGAAATTGAAGCTCTTAATTTAATAGATGTCTTGCGTAGAGCAGGCGCAAATGTTACAGTTGCGTCAGTTGAGGATACCCTGCAAATTGTGACCCGGCGTCACAAGTTTAATCTGATAGCTGACATGATGTTGGACGAAGCTGCTAAAATGGAATTTGATCTGATTGTCATGCCG GGCGGTCTGTCGGGTGCTCAAAAGTTTGCTAGTACAaacaaacttgttgatttgctgaAGAAGCAGGCAGGATCTGGTAAACCCTATGGTGCAATATGTGCTTCCCCAGCTCATGTTCTCGAGCCCCACGGTTTACTGAAG gggaagaaggcgacggcaTTTCCACCCATGGCGCACCTGCTTACAGACCAGAGCCTATGTGAGAACAGGGTTGTGATTGACGGGAATCTTATCACTAGCAGAGCCCCAGGGACTGCGACAGAGTTCGCCCTGGCCATTGTTGAGAAGCTATTTGGTCGAGAGAAAGCAGTCAGTATAGCGAAGGAGTTTGTTTTTATGTGA
- the LOC123069204 gene encoding transcription factor bHLH30, with protein sequence MNSGPFSGAVGLYDGFYGGFGGGHGHEHGFGQHLGASTSSSVLLDGGTGELAAAAAADVPKRKGGAREEKAATALRSHSEAERRRRERINAHLATLRSMVPCTGKMDKAALLAEVINHVKKLKSEAARVGRHCPVPSGADEVTVEVVQQPQESPQHSRAGAAFLVKATLSCGDGCADLFADVRRALQPLAPRVVGSEVTTLGGRVRITVAMLREGAVTAASVRRALDSVLDRVASAAAAFEFSPRDSLLASKRRRVSTFDSSSSSS encoded by the exons ATGAACTCTGGCCCCTTCAGCGGCGCGGTGGGGCTCTACGATGGGTTTTACGGTGGTTTCGGCGGCGGGCATGGACATGAACATGGCTTTGGCCAGCATCTGGGAGCGTCGACGTCGTCGTCGGTCCTGCTGGATGGCGGGACGGGGGAGctggccgcagccgccgccgcggaCGTGCCGAAGAGGAAGGGGGGAGCGCGGGAGGAGAAAGCGGCGACGGCCCTTAGGAGCCACAGCGAAGCggagcggcggcggagggagaggatCAACGCGCACCTCGCCACGCTCCGGAGCATGGTCCCCTGCACCGGCAAG ATGGACAAGGCGGCGCTGCTCGCGGAGGTGATAAACCACGTTAAGAAGCTCAAGAGCGAGGCGGCGCGGGTGGGCAGGCACTGCCCCGTCCCGTCCGGCGCCGACGAGGTCACCGTGGAGGTCGTCCAGCAACCGCAAGAATCCCCCCAACACAGCCGCGCCGGCGCCGCCTTCCTCGTCAAGGCGACGCTCAGCTGCGGCGACGGCTGCGCGGACCTCTTCGCCGACGTGAGGCGCGCGCTGCAGCCGCTCGCGCCGAGGGTCGTCGGCTCGGAGGTCACCACGCTGGGCGGGCGCGTCCGGATCACCGTCGCCATGTTGCGCGAGGGCGCCGTGACGGCGGCCTCGGTCCGCCGGGCGCTCGACTCGGTGCTCGACAGggtcgccagcgccgccgccgccttcgagtTCTCGCCGAGGGACTCGCTCCTGGCCAGCAAACGCCGGAGGGTCTCGACGTTCGACTCCTCCAGCTCTTCTTCTTGA